A section of the Lutra lutra chromosome 3, mLutLut1.2, whole genome shotgun sequence genome encodes:
- the SNORC gene encoding protein SNORC — protein sequence MAFCLVLRMALLLLSGVLAPAVLTAEGPQEPAPTLWNEPAELPSGEGPVESTSPARKPAATGPPAPTAAPGPEDSTAREPLDPGSGSLGPGAIAAIVIAALLATCVVLALVVVALRKFSAS from the exons ATGGCATTCTGTCTGGTCCTGCGCATGGCGCTGCTGCTGCTCTCCGGGGTCCTGGCCCCAGCAGTGCTCACAG CCGAGGGTCCGCAGGAGCCCGCGCCCACCCTGTGGAACGAGCCCGCCGAGCTGCCGTCGGGAGAGGGCCCCGTGGAGAGCACCAGCCCCGCCCGGAAGCCCGCGGCCACCGGACCCCCGGCCCCCACGGCCGCGCCGGGCCCCGAGGACAGCACGGCGCGGGAGCCGCTGGACCCGGGCAGCG GCTCGCTGGGGCCCGGCGCCATCGCCGCCATCGTCATCGCCGCCCTGCTGGCCACCTGCGTGGTGCTGGCGCTCGTGGTCGTCGCGCTGAGAAAGTTTTCCGCCTCCTGA